From Candidatus Omnitrophota bacterium:
AATTCAGGCGAATCAGTCTTGGTTAAAGACGAGTTAAGAACTGAAATGCCCGCAATTAAAGAAGTTGTTTTAGCTAATGGCTTAAGGATTTTTGTTAAGGAGGATCATCGGTTTCCTGTTGTTTCCATGAATGCATTTTTTGAAGGTGGACAGTTTTTTGATTCTCAAAGTCTTTCCGGAATTTGCTATTTAACGTCAAAGCTTTTGAACAAGGGCACAAAGAAACGCACGGCTAGTGATATTTCTCAAGAGTTAGAAGCTCAAGGGATTCGACTTGATACTTTTTGCGATAAAAATATTTTGGGTTTAAGCTTTGAATGCTTGTCACAGGATTTTAGTGTAGGCTTAAATCTAGCAAAAGATATTTTGTTTAATCCGACTTTTTCAGAGGACGAACTACAGCAACAAAAAGATGTTGTTGTCTCAGAGATAAAGGCAAAGAAGGATAATATTTTTTATTTAGCTTCAAAAGAACTTAAAGAAATTCTTTTTAAGGGTCACCCATTTCAGAATGAAACAGAAGGAAGTTTTGAATCTATTAAAAAGATAACCCGTTTGGATATTGAAGGATTTTATCAAAATCTTCGTGCGCCATCACGCATGGTTGTTACTGTTTTTGGGGATATTCGTGAGGACGAAGCTATTCAGATGGTTAAAAAAACTTTTGGCACACTTTTAGAGAATAAAAGCGAGTTGCCGCAGCACACAGTTGAGAGCGTTGCAGCCAAGACTGTTAAAAACGTGACGTTTGATAAAAATCAGGCGATTGTGCTTATGGGTTTTCAGGGCGTGGGAGCAAGTTATCCGGATCGCTGGGGAATCAATGCTCTGTCAGCTTTGATTGGTTCTTTTAATGGAAAGATGTTTCATGATATTCGTGATGAATATGGTTGGGCTTATTCTTTGGGAGGTCGCTCGGTAGAATTTAAGGACACAGGATTTATTTATTTTTATGTTTTAACTGACCAGCAGCATGTGCGTAAAGCTCAACAAGAAATGGAAGGCATTATTCTTTCAATTCAAGAGGGATCTGTAACCCCAGAGGAGCTAGATAAGATCAAAAATCATCTTAAGGAAACATATCAAGCGCAGCTTGAAACAAATCGAGCATTAAGTTCTCGTGTAGCTGTAGATGAAATTTATGGACTAGGGTTTGATAATTTTAGGAAGCATGAAAAGCTTATTGATCAGATTACCCTTAAAGATATTCAGCGTTTGGCAAAAGAATATTTGGATTTAAATCGGGCTGTTATTATTCTGGGTAATGCCAAAGAGTGATTTTAAAAGGAATTGTCTTAATTTTTTAAAAAAGGATAGTAATGAATGAATATTTAAAAGCTGCGATCGAACAGGCAAAAATAGGATTACAAGAAGGTGGCATTCCTATTGGGTCTGTCATTGTTCACAATAATAAGATTATTGGTCGAGGACATAATCGACGGGTTCAAAAACAAAGTGCGATTTTGCATGCAGAAATGGATGCTCTAGAAAATGCCGGGCGTCTTTCGGCGTCGATTTATAAAGAATGCATGCTTTACACGACTCTTTCGCCATGCGCGATGTGTTCGGGCGCGGTTATTCTTTATAAAATTCCACATGTTGTAATTGGGGAAAACAAGACCTTTATGGGAGAAGAAGAGTTTTTGAAATCTCGAGGAGTTTCGGTTGAAGTTTTGCAAGACAAGGAATGCATTTCTTTGATGGAGAATTTTATTCAAAATAACGCAAAACTTTGGAATGAAGATATTGGAGTCTAGGACGTCATGGAGCGTAATCTTGGCGAACAGCCGATAAAAGAAATATTAGATACGCATGGTCTAAAGTCCCATGACCTTGTGGTTGCCTCGAAAGGTGAAATTACACATAAGATGGTTGTTCGTGCTTCGAAAGGCCGATGGCTAACGCCATCGACGAGAAAAAAGGTCTTAAAGGCTCTCAATGAAGCTTGCCAAGAGAAATTTGAACTTATTCATCTTTTTAATTATTAATTTTATTCTTTGTAGATTTTAATCTGATTGGAAATATTTTATAAAACAGAGGGGCTTAAAGTTTATGAAAAAGGTAATTTTCTTTATTATTTTTCTTATTTTATTTTTACGTTCCTCAGCAGCTGAAGAGCGTAAAAACATCCTACTTATTTTTATTGGACAAAATGTTGAAAGTATTAATGCGTATGTTAGCGATGTTGGTCATGTTCCCGATGGTTTTATGGCATACACATCTATCCAAAATCTTGAAGGGCTTGATTCTCCTTCTAATGTTGGATCTGGAGTTCAATACGCACAAGCGTTAATTGATCAATATCCCCATGCCCAGATTCAGATTGGATTTTATATCGTAGGAGCATTAAGAGAAATTTTAGATGAAAAATATGATAAAAATATTTCTAAGTTAGCGAGTTGGTTTAAAAAGAATTCAAAAACGAAGTTTTATTTACGTATTGGATATGAATTTGATAATCCAGAAAATCATTATGAGCCGTTAGCGTATATTCAAGCTTATC
This genomic window contains:
- a CDS encoding glycosyl hydrolase, which produces MKKVIFFIIFLILFLRSSAAEERKNILLIFIGQNVESINAYVSDVGHVPDGFMAYTSIQNLEGLDSPSNVGSGVQYAQALIDQYPHAQIQIGFYIVGALREILDEKYDKNISKLASWFKKNSKTKFYLRIGYEFDNPENHYEPLAYIQAYRYIVNRLRKLGVNNVLYVWHSYGGFVTGDVERWYPGDDYVDWVGISFFDAFSQGNMRRIVNIAQKHNKPVMIAEATPLGVGVEQGEKSWKFWYQRLFDFVDQNNIAMICYINWDWEKIPMFKGQGWGNGQIQDNEIIKNKWLDKIFEK
- a CDS encoding nucleoside deaminase; this encodes MNEYLKAAIEQAKIGLQEGGIPIGSVIVHNNKIIGRGHNRRVQKQSAILHAEMDALENAGRLSASIYKECMLYTTLSPCAMCSGAVILYKIPHVVIGENKTFMGEEEFLKSRGVSVEVLQDKECISLMENFIQNNAKLWNEDIGV